ATTATTTGCCGATGGCCAAGCCATGTTGAAGCAAATTATTGCTGAAAAGTGGCTTACCGCCAAAGCAGTAATCGGTTTATTCCCAGCCAATACCGTCAACCACGACGACATTGAGCTTTACACTGATGAAAGCCGCAGCACATTAGAAATGACCACCCATCATTTGCGGATGCTTGAGCGCGTGGGGTAACGACAACTTTTGTTTGTCTGACTTTGTTGCACCAAAAGATTCAGGCGTTGCCGACTACATGGGCGGTTTTGCGGTGACGACAGGGCACGGTATTGATGAACATGTTGCCCGTTTTGAAGCCAATCACGATGACTACAATGCGATTATGCTCAAATGTTTAGCAGACCGTTTAGCCGAAGCCTTTGCCGAGCGCATGCACGAACGTGTTCGTAAAGAATTTTGGGGTTATGCCGCGGATGAAGTGCTCGATAACGAAGCGTTAATTCGCGAACGTTATAAAGGCATTCGTCCAGCGCCAGGTTACCCAGCATGCCCAGACCACACTGAAAAAGGTTTGTTGTGGGATTTGCTCAAACCCGATGAGACTATCGATTTAAATATTACCGAAAGCTTTGCCATGTACCCAACAGCTGCAGTTTCAGGCTGGTACTTTGCCCATCCCAAATCACGCTATTTTGGCGTAACTAATATTGGTAAAGATCAGGTAGAAGACTACGCTAAGCGTAAAGGCATGACCTTGGAAGAGACAGAGAAGTGGCTAGCGCCAGTATTGGACTATGACCCGGAGTAGACTGCCCCAGAATAGAGAGTGACCGAGAGTAAAGAGTAATTCTGATTAGAGTGACCTTGAATAGATAATGATCCTGAGTAATTAGGATCATTAATTCTTTTGCAGCCTAATAACCGAGGGAATCGCAAGGTCCCACCCTTACACAGGTCAAATCAAACGTCGTTCCGGCAATGCTTTTGAGCCGGAATCCAGCCCTTTGTTTTATTAAACTCTACGGCCTGTGGCTACCGAGGTCGAGGCGCTTCACAAATAGCAAATTAACATCGTAAGGTTCCCCCTTGCATAGGTCGAAAAGGGCTCAATGGTCCCCCCCCTCTTTTCTATTTACAGAAGAATTCCCCCCTGTCGTTCCGGCAACATTTTCCCTATTTAATCGACCATGGTATTAGACAAAAACCTCAATCAAACATACCCATTTTCATTATTACACCATAAAAAATAGTCATTTATAATAATAGATACCCTTAAAGAATCACTCTACAATAACGTCGTTTAAAAAATAATCGTATGAATGACAAAACAGGGAGTTGCTTCATCTATGGCCTATAGAGCATATATTGGGATTTTTGCATTCCTGACTCTCATCGTCGCCGTTAGTTGCTACTCGGAGGAGTCAATGTTTAGCATGTTTAAAAAAGTCGATGTCGAAGTGTTTCCTGAAGTGATAGGTAGCTTAACCCATGAGGGAAAACCGCTAGCCGGTATTAAGCTAAAAAGGGGTTATAAGTATTCTGGTGTAATGGAAGAAATAGAATGGGATTACACCACGACTGACAATGAAGGGAAATTTAGCTTTCCTGAAATTATTTACAGTACAAGTCACCCTAACAAGCCTTTCGCCGAAACGCGCGTTGCGCAAGCAATTAAAGTCGCAGAAGGTGACTATACAGACACTTTTCTTTGGTCAACAGTGGCTAGAGGCGAGAAACATATATCTTATCTAGTCGAGCGATTAGCACAATTAAATTGTGACCTAGCTAATGAAGCCATTAGTCAAGAAATCATTGATGAAGAGTTCCCCAGCGGAGTTGTGCGATATCAGATATTCAGTATTTGTCGCTGGCCTGAACTGGAAAAATTAGAAATCGAGAAGCAAAAAAGATTCGGTGAATAGCAAATAACAATACTAGTTAACAAGGAATGTTTATGACTCAATTAACCCCTAAATTAGCCTCAGAGCTTGCAGCTAAAGTGTACGATGTAATCGATTTAGAGTTAGTACAAAACTTTGGCA
The Shewanella vesiculosa DNA segment above includes these coding regions:
- a CDS encoding DUF6795 domain-containing protein, whose protein sequence is MFSMFKKVDVEVFPEVIGSLTHEGKPLAGIKLKRGYKYSGVMEEIEWDYTTTDNEGKFSFPEIIYSTSHPNKPFAETRVAQAIKVAEGDYTDTFLWSTVARGEKHISYLVERLAQLNCDLANEAISQEIIDEEFPSGVVRYQIFSICRWPELEKLEIEKQKRFGE